The Engystomops pustulosus chromosome 3, aEngPut4.maternal, whole genome shotgun sequence region GAGGGGGCATTTAAAAATTTGGGCGTAAGGTGGCGCTGTaagtgtgctataattttcagtgtgaTTCAAGTTTGTGGCACAgtggattaatgatttggcacaCAAATCAAAAGATTAAGAACTCTGTCtcaacattcatgaaggtgaaatagaattctctagaccagcttttagctgctttGTTTGTGCACCAAATGTTGTGCAACAAAACCAGACGGGAAAATAAAAGTGCCAGAAAAGTGTTGGATTCACTAGTGGCCAAAAACAGTCGTGTGTGTCGGAAAACCACCAAAACCACCAAAATTAGggcaccgacacttcataaataaggcgcaagagGTGCAGCaagaaaaataaaattctgtcaattttccatttgaaaggcaatgataaataacccccattgtgtatCTTTTCATGACATAAACTTAACTTACTAAACCTTTGAAGCCATTTTGATAATATCAATCTTTGTTATATACTTTGTTATGTAAAACAGCTtctttgtgccttttttttatctctttcttctgcagtgagcagtgttccTAAGGTCTGAGGCCCTTTCACTTCAGACAGATAGGAGGATTTTTTCCCTTTCCAAACTGAAAGTGATTTGATCAACAAAAATGATAATTTTAGGTTGAGTTTTATCCACATGTTTATTCTTCAGATTTATTTAATTGCATACAGAATTGAGTAATCATTGGAGCATATTTACAGCTATATATCTATTCACAGCTGAAATACtagaaataaagcagaaaatatgtATCACATATGTTGTATCACAAATAAGATTCTatttaatttttcaaatttttagtaaaatggtgaaaatgtttgCAAAATTCACATCAAtcctaattcaatgttattatgaaaaatacaacattttaccGATATAATTTCAATCTGTCTCTAACAGCCCtgtatacacaattttggttttccTGAAATATACTAACGTAAATATgcagactatggtcagattcttctcacgaATAGCTTCTCAGGTCTGCAAAATGcagtgtgctctctgcctcctgcctccaCCCCATCCCCACCGCATTACAAGAACAGCTCAAGCACTTCCAGCAAGCagtagtgtgcagagacttactctacaagttaCAGGTGTAATAAGGTCATTAtaacagagctgactgtgtgttttattcatttgatgagggagcagagctaaaagtgtcattgtgttttaaatccatctcatggatctcatcatctctcatctctaaacAGTCTCATCCCTTTTTTTTTGTGTCAGATActggtagaatgttcagaagataaattaaagtgtagattaaccctgataatctaagcacactgtcagcacacagcattttaTAGCACAGAagaattataatgtgtctgcttagagagtccacgcCCACACTCTTGAAttatacactgaccatcactgagttgtatgagttaaaacagcaataaaacggggtaaaattgtaaagtaaggggttaaaacatgtaaaaattacTGGTAatttaaatttgagaactttctttcagggggaaaaccctttaatgtttcattttaaaaaactaagtTTATTTTAGGTATTATAAAATTATCATAAAACTAGAGTTTAGTCCAAAATGTGAAACCTATAATGCTGTTTCCACAGGATCATCTGGATATAATAGAAATCCTGAGAATATGCTGTCATCATCATTACTCACATAAATGCCATTCCAGTCCCGTGAAACCTCCATCCAAACCTGGTCACCAGCATTTAATTTTAGGACCAGCATGGCTGAAGCCTGATCTATCTCCTGACCATATAGAGTTTCACGGCTCTTAAACATCTTTTTGTTTTGAGCAACAATACTAATCCTAGCTGGGCGTCCCCTGACTGTTACATGAAATGCAAATACATAGGTTCCTGAAATTGTACAGTTAAATTTACCTGTGGTAGGGTTATACTCATCTTGTTCATTGTACAATATTCTATCAAACTTTACTGGAGCATTAGGGGCTGGAAATGGTCTTGATAAACCCACAGTGAAAGCCGACTTTATGGGTTTGTGATTATCCCCTTTAGATCCTTTGATGCCTCTGGAACCTTTCTTCCCTGGAAGGCCTCTAACTCCTTTCATGCCAAAATTTCCCTTAGGACCAGATGGACCAATTAAACCAGGAGACCCAATCTCACCTCTATCCCCCTTCTGACCCGGTTCTCCCTTTTCTCCATTTTCTCCAGGAAGTCCATTTATACCATTTAGACCTGCGTCGCCTTTAATACCTTTGTCCCCTTTTAACCCCCTTTCTCCAATTTCTCCCATGTCTCCCTTTTCTCCAATATCTCCACAATTACCTTTTTCTCCTAAATCCCCTTTTTCTCCCTTGTCTCCCTTTTCCCCATCAATGCCGTTTAATCCTTGGTCTCCTTTTTCCCCTCTCTCCCCTTTTGTGCCATTTTCACATATGTCTCCTTTGTTTCCTTTTTGTCCTTTTATACCAGCAAGTCCAAGATTTCCTTTTTCACCTTTGGGTCCAATTTCACCTAAAAGAGAAGCCATAAAAAACAATATTGGTGGTCGTATAATTAAATATGAAGTTCAGTATCTAGGAACCATAGTAATCATACATTTGTTTCCTACATCATAATATCATTAAAGGTACTTATGCTTTTGGACATTTTATTCAAGAGTCTTACATATTAGACATTTTTATATTGAAACTTTGATTGGCAATCAAACAGTATGTATACTTCCTCCCAGGGCTGGTGTTAGGGAGCAGGAAATTGGGCATTTCCTCAGGGCCTCTATTCTGAAGGGGTCCCctacatgtggacttttgtgtgcagaggatgtattgctcctttaataccccataGTTGCATACCCaattgaagatgcttatcatctatttcctgtctttatatctatcatctatctgtctaattatttatctcctataatttgtccatttcctatctatatatctaaccatttatctatcgaGCCTTttgtttatctatttatctataaatcttctatctacctatctatctcctatctataatcgatccatctatcaatcgatcTTATATATCTTTTCTACTGTATGTACAAGGAAAAAGCAGTACTGCAATGCAGGTAGATGTAAGGTGATGAgatggtgtctttattccatagtgataagtgtatctactgtatttatctcgcatatctatcaatcttctatcatctatctataatctatccattTGTCTATCTcgcatatctatcttctatcatctatctagctatgtatattatatatataatccaCACCCTGGATGGATGTTACAATAATAATCCTTATTCATACTGTGTTGGTGTTCTTGGGACACCGATACAATTGAAACATGTGACAAAGCAAGGAATTTTGTTGTTCATGTCACATAGCTACAAATCATCCTATGGCCCCAGAAAAGCTAGGAAAGAGACAAAATTTACATAACTGGTCTTCAACATACAAGCAAAAGAATACACATTCAAAGCCATTTTATTTTAGCAGTTTATCTCTAATGGATTGAGCAGTTAAAATCCAACTTGATTGTTAATATATCTGCCTTGAGAGGAGAGTCTAGAGTAACCATACACATGAAATGATCAGCTAAACTcactgggggcatttattattgactttccgcCAGCTTTCTGGCagaagtgttattttttttcacttGGTGCACCTGTTGCACTTTACTTATGAAGAGTTGGCTCCACAATATTTGTCCTTTTTCTGGTGCTAACGTCTTTTCTTATTTTGGGCACACAGTTTGGGCGAAAATCTgaaatcctgacacttttcctgaGCTTCTAGTTTCCTGACACTGTTTTTGGCGAAATTTTTGGACACTTAGAGCAGCTTTAAAGCTGGTCTATGGTGTTCTTTTTCTTGAAGGTGGAGACAGTCCTAATCCTTTCAGTCCTATgccaatttattaaccccttgcacCACAATCTAACACCCAAGTGAAAATTATAGATTCATGTGCCAAAACCACAGACCCGCTGCCAAAATTGATAAATACCCTAAAAtgatgtggaggggggggggttattcacACTGTATCTTTAATAACGTCAAATTTATATAGATGTTATATCCTGATGGTATAAATACGGACACCTGCAAGGGAAAATCTTCTACACTTGTAGTTCTTTAAAAGTTTCTAAACCTAAAATAATGCTTTGCTCTTTTAAGGTGCTAAAGGAAGGAGATTCAATTACAGCAATTACCATGTCTTGAAAATatctcaaaaagttgcaaaaatgttgtgggtggtaactaatccaatgaaaataatgaaaagtcACAGGAGGTGCACTGAGTTAAGTATATCATTAGAAGGTTTTTAGTGCTAAATGCCTTTATCGAACATATGTAATTAGCTGTTACTGAACTGTATTAACAGCCAAGAGCAAAAGGCAACAATTCTAGCATCTACAAGTTGTTGTGATGCAGTAAAGTAAGATAAAAATACCTAAATTATAATGTTATCGAGACCTCAGTAAATTGCTGTACATGTGCAACCAAAAATAACAGCTCTTCCAATGTGATAAGGTTCAAGGCTTTAAACGTATGAATAAATATCTGATAGATGGGATTCTTAACTCTGGAGTCTCCACCTATCAAAAAAATCATGGTCATCTATCAGTGGAGACAGCTCCTAAATCCAGGTAAAGAGTAAATAGAGAGGAGAATATGCATGGCCATAGTTTTTTACATTGTAATATGAAGTAATAATGCTTGTTTAGCAGGGCAAGGCTGTTTAAAGAAATCTCATAGGCTTATGGTGAGCTACAGAAAAATGCATCTACCTGTCTATTCAATATCTGCCTTTGGGTGGGGTTAAGAGACATATACATATTGGGGAATATTTACCAGGACCTCtccgcaccgccagtggcgcagaggccctgaaataatcgtaaatgctagcttattgctagcttttgcgattatttgcccgatccgccaccttcacgccagtggggcatgaaggggtgtgaagggggggcggccggccgagcggagggcgcggccagATGGGAATGGGCcggcacggggcgttactgtccccgcacctgcgcacttgctgctgccggagacttttcatacgtgaaaagttgccggctgcgtTCTTTTTTTATGCCAGGCCCCCATTATCTTGTATTGATAAATGCATATAGTGGAGGAGCTGTAaaaggcaacaacccagcagcaggactgctACCTCCTCCTTTGTGCAAGGAGAAACAGGAGGGCCcggcaaaatgacctccagcaagcCACAAACGGGCATGTGTCTGCTCACAGTTAGAAAATTGACTGCATGATGATGGTATGAGGGCCCAATGTCCACAAGTTCAATAATGTGCAGGGTGATTGTCATGATTCATGATTGACACATTTGACATTGGTGCCCTGTTCTCTCACAGATAAGAGAAGGTTCACATTGAGCACATGTGACAAAGATTACAGTCTGAAGATGCTATGGAGAACATTCTGCTTCCTGCAACATACCCTAGTATGACTAGTTTGACACTGTGTAAGTAATAGTGTTGGGAGGCATTTAATGCAGGTCTGGAAGGAAATCCCTCAGGAGTAATCAGCtgactcatcaggagcatgcccatgcattgtagggaggtcatacaggcacatggaggccacacagaatgcTGAACTTCATTTCCTTGTCTTGAGGCATTTCCACTGAAGTAAGATCAGCCTGAAATGTAATTTTCCTTTGATTTTGAGTATCATTCAAAATCCATGCATCCATTTTGATTTTCATTGTCATTTATTTCAATGATTAACCATGACTTACATGCCTAATTAATATTACTATTAGCTATGACTTACAAAGCTTTCCACAACCTATCCCCTACATATATCTTTGAACTAATGAGCCAATTCACTCTATTATTATGTGGTCTTCTCAAAACTGTAGCTGGCATCCTCTGTAGCTGATAAACAGATAAAATGGGAAACTAACAGCTGGGCTCTGCAAATGATCCCccattaaaaaatatgcaaagcaGGACCAGGACAAGGGGTAGACAATGGTAGGCAATAGCCTAGGGTGCTAACCTTGTCTTTCACACTGTGGCGTTGTTCCAGCCCTCAATACCAATAAGCGATATGTGCATCGCTGGATGCAGCCAGTGATGTGGGATAGGGGAGGGGGttgcagggagcgcaggtaggtaagtattatgttttatgttttgtgcaggggctggcagtggctggatatatactggggacaggtgggctgtgtactatggggctggctatatactatggggctggttaGATATttactactggggcctggctatatactacttgggttggaagtggctggatatatactggaggcagggggcaagctggctatatactatggagctggatatatactattggtctggctatatactactggggactggctatatactatggggctgggcgGCTATATaatatggggctggctatattctactgggggctggctatgtactactgggggctggctatatactacaaggactggctatatattattggactggctatatactactgggttctgcctatatactactggggactgcctatatattattgggctggctatatactactgggggctggctttatactattgggggctggataGAAAGTAACAAGTCCACACAGTGATTAAGTCCACACAAATTAAACACTACTATGTTAAGCGGGGGTGCAAAACCTATACAGGTCCAGGCAGGGTCCTTAGATGGTTTTAGCAATGGAAAAGACGCAAGCAGCAGGAGTGCTGCCTGTGTCTTTTCCATtgctactactgggggctggttggctatatactactgtgggctggctatatactattgggatggctatatactactggggctatcTATTTACTATGGGGCTTGCTAAATTCtctggggctgactatatactactgggatctGGCTATTTATtatgggtctggctggctatatactactgtgggctagctatatactattgagatggctatatactacttgggacgggctatatactatggggctgttTAAATACTcttgggctggctatattctactgggggctggctatatactatggatctggctggctatatactactggggactggctatatactatgaggTTGGCTATATACCATGGGACTCCCCGACTAtagactactaggggctggctgtctatataatgggtgcagggggctggttggTCATATACTATGGGGCTAGCTTTATATTGGGGTCAATGGGTtttatggctatatactatggggctggttggctatatattggtgggagggggctggctggctatatattggtgggaggggggtggctggctatagactggggcagggtctggctggctatatcctagtGGCACGgggttgtctggctatatattggaggcagggggctggctgcctatactGGGGGCAAAGGCTGGCTTGATATTTATTAGGAGcagagggctggctggttatatactggaggaaaGTTGCTGGCTGGCAACATGCTAGGgtcaagggctggctggctatatactagggacaagggatagctggatatatactatgagattggctacctatacactggagcatgtgcttgctatatactaactGGCTATATTCTGAAggcatgggctacctatataatggtgGAGTGTGCTTTGTCACATACTGGGGTCAGGGGCTATTGAATTTGCTATATTCTTTGCATGTTTATATTTTTGATGAAAGCATCGCAGGTATTTTCAATGGAGggacatttttctattttatgctaTATTCGCCGCTGGGAGGCTTTATTGTAGATGTTCCCATAACAGTTGACCTCTTAGAAGTCTTTCTCATTATTTTTAATGGAgggcattttttggggggaggttGCCTAGGGCAGCAATATGCCTTGTCCAAAGCATGATACAAAGTGATCTGCAATAACCTAATCTGACTACTACACTGTGCACAAACTTGTTCTCTATTCTTTATCAAGTGCTTAAAAAAAGCTGATTTCAGGGAGTTCTGACTGTTGCCCCCTGATTATCTAATATTGTGGACCGATTTTATAaatatgttattatattttttagtctgtaaaccccctttaagaaaaaagacATAAGACATCTCTTAAAAGAGTATTCAGTATGCCTTCAAAAATGCAAACATTTCATCCATAGCAGGCATAAATTATATTGCACAGTTAAAATATATCATTTTGGAGGACCAGCATTCCATGATGTTATCAATATTTTAAGATAAGCTGAGAAATTATTTTCTGTCTTCCTTGATAAGACTCAGATAGAATCTCATATAGCCTACCTCTCCTTCAAAAAGCCATGTAGGACTAAGTGCAATTCTTCCTAGCAACATTAAACAAGAATTTATTCCATTAATTCACCATAACTTTCCCAAATTAGAATGTTACACTTGGCAGTGAAGCGTATATGTTATTAAGTGTGTCCTGTTCCTCCAGTGATGAGTGTACACATTCTGTAAGACTGCAgt contains the following coding sequences:
- the LOC140122242 gene encoding uncharacterized protein, whose protein sequence is MGSLSWPTATFITVVATVYLEAKTTQPAKYTKKVYNMEIANAFETSLAPPTEETVFTELPETSDTTTELATLNPEFRTATTLYPFDNFTLETADFFFNCCDCCTPMAGPKGDPGPTGIPGPKGDTGDIGPPGPHGATGPPGPKGYKGDKGEKGEFGDQGASGIPGFPGRPGEAGEIGPKGEKGNLGLAGIKGQKGNKGDICENGTKGERGEKGDQGLNGIDGEKGDKGEKGDLGEKGNCGDIGEKGDMGEIGERGLKGDKGIKGDAGLNGINGLPGENGEKGEPGQKGDRGEIGSPGLIGPSGPKGNFGMKGVRGLPGKKGSRGIKGSKGDNHKPIKSAFTVGLSRPFPAPNAPVKFDRILYNEQDEYNPTTGKFNCTISGTYVFAFHVTVRGRPARISIVAQNKKMFKSRETLYGQEIDQASAMLVLKLNAGDQVWMEVSRDWNGIYVSNDDDSIFSGFLLYPDDPVETAL